Part of the Ignavibacterium album JCM 16511 genome, ATGCCCCCAAGTCAATCATTCTTTTTGCATCTTGAGGAGTATTGATTCTTCCTTCTGCAATAATTGGAATTTTAATTTTATCAACTAATGATTTAACTAATTCAAAATTTGGCGATTTAATTTTATCTCCAACTGTTTCAGGCGTGTAACCATTTAAAGTTGTCGAAACAATATCAGCACCGGCTTCAGCGCAGGCAATTGCTTCATCTTCTTTTGCGATATCAGCCATTACCAGACAATTAAAATCAGATTTTACTTTTTTTATAAATTCTGGTCCGGTAAGTTTCTCTCTTTTTCTGAAAGTCCCATCAATTGCAATGATGTGTGTTCCGATTGAAATTAAATCTTTAACATCCTTTAAGCTTCCTGTTATCCGAACTGAACCATCTTCAAATTTTGATTTGATTAAACCGATAACAGGAACCTGAGTTTGTTCAATTATCATTTTTGTTTTTTCTATTCCCTCCGAACGAATAGCAGCAGCACCGCCCATAATAGCTGCTTTGGCAAACATTGTAACTCCTTCCGGCGAGTTGAAAGGGGAATCACCTTCTGCCTGACACGAAACAATCAATTGT contains:
- a CDS encoding N-acetylmannosamine-6-phosphate 2-epimerase, translating into MLNELIEKLKGQLIVSCQAEGDSPFNSPEGVTMFAKAAIMGGAAAIRSEGIEKTKMIIEQTQVPVIGLIKSKFEDGSVRITGSLKDVKDLISIGTHIIAIDGTFRKREKLTGPEFIKKVKSDFNCLVMADIAKEDEAIACAEAGADIVSTTLNGYTPETVGDKIKSPNFELVKSLVDKIKIPIIAEGRINTPQDAKRMIDLGAFAVVVGTAITRPHIVTSWFVEAMKKV